In Chitinophagaceae bacterium, the genomic window CACAATTATCGGATGCGCAAAGCAATAAAATAAGGGAATTTTATCCCAGGCAACTTACAGGACGGCTGGATACAACTTTAATCAATACGTATAACCGTATTACGCTGGTAAATAAAGATAAAACGGAAAGGTGCACCATAGATGTGAACCTTACATTCACAAACCCTGCATCGCTTCATGAAGAAATTTGCGTAAATGATATTGCCATTATTGAAGTAAAGCAATCGAAAACTTCGGTATTAAATGGCATCATTGCAGCGCTTAGAACTATGAGGATACCGCCCTCCAGCATTAGTAAGTATGTGCTGGGCTTAATACTTACCAGGCCAGAGATAAAGCACAATGCCTTTAAGCCATTGTTACATAAAATCAATAAAATTAAAGCACAGCAATTACAATTTTCTTAATATTTTAAAATACAACAATCATGAAAAAATTATTATTTCTGCTACCTGCTTTCCTTTTTATTAGTATTGCGCCTGCATTTGCCCAGGATACCAACCTTGTGGAAAAAGTAGTTAAAGATTTTAACCTCGGAGAAATGGGCATACGCTTTTTAATTAACCTGGTTGCAATATTCATCATGGTGCGCCTTGTTTATTTTGCAAAGCATAAAAACCGGGACTTTATGTTTACTCTTATATTGTTTAACTGTGTAAATTTTCTCATTTGCTTTTTACTGAGCGGCGCAAACCTGGGTATTGGCTTTGCTTTTGGCCTGTTTGCCATTTTCTCCATTATGCGTTACCGAACCGTAACGGTGCCGGTAAAAGAAATGGGTTACCTGTTTATTTGCATTGCCATGGGCTTAATTAATTCGCTGGCAACAACACAGGATAACTATATGGTATTGATACTTGCTAATGTATTTATTTTAATTCTGCCCCTGTTGATGGATCGCACCGCAAGCGCTTTAAATAATAATAATAATATGCTTATACAGGACATTATTTATGAACGTATTGACTTGATTAAGCCCGAAATGAGGGAAGTGATGATTGCAGACCTGCGTAATCGTACAGGATTGAATATTCAAAAAATAGAGGTTGTAAGTATAGACCTGATGCAGGATATAGCGATGCTAAAAGCGCATTCCTGCAACTCGGTTACCTTACTTAACGAGCAATTGAAAAATTCAGAAATGACTGAAGCAACAGTTGAAAAAACCTACAAATACGCAAATGCAGATGGAAGCGCAGTACTCTCCGGAATTGCCCTTGTATAACTACTTTAAAAATAAATAACCACTTGCCCAAATATGCTTTGCTTTTATAGGTAAAGCATATTTGAGCAGATAAAAACTATTATCATGAAGTATTTAAAAATATTTTTTCTTTTTTTGTTATCCGTATTGTTTATTATAAAAAGCAAGGCCCAGTTGTTTGACGAATGGGAAGCCAGGCCCAATATTGCTTTAAAGTATAAGTTTAACAAACAATGGTCTGTAACCGGTACCTATTACCATTATTTGGAAAATAATTTTAAGCAATATAATAAGTCGGTGATGAGTGTAGATGCAGGCTTTAAAATTAACAGCTGGTTAAAAGCAGGCATTGATTACCGATATGGATTTAATTCCAGGAAGCATTATCATGATATCCGCTATTCCATCGCATTTGACTTTAAGCTTTCGCCCAGGTGGAAGGTTGCTTACCGGCCTATGATGCAGCAGGAGTTTGTTTCCCTTAAAAAAGAGCACCTGGTAAAAAATCCTATTGAGTATTTTTTGCGTAACAGGCTTACCCTAAGTTATGATGCAACAAGTAATTTGGAGCTTTATGTATTTACCGAAAATTATTTGGAAATAGAAGAAGGAAATATGGGCTTTTACCGGCAAAAAAGCGCCCTGGGTAGCGATTATAAATTAAATGGTCGCAATAAAATAGGCTTTCGGTTTGAAGTAATCAATAAAAAGAATGGCAAAATGGTAGCCAGGCCAAACCTAAGTTACACGTACAGCCTGGGTTATGGTAAAAAAATAAATTAGCTGGCAGATTTTTTTTAATTCAATTGCTTTTCAATTCTCCTGTCGGGGATTATCCAAATTAAGGCAACTATGGAATAGCCAATAAAACCCAATAAGGGCGAATAAAGTGAAAAGACAATTGCAAAAATATAAAGGGCAGTAGAAGCATATTCTTTGGTTTTATTTTCCAAAGCTTTGCCAATAATTGAATCTTTTCCTTCATGCTTTATGGCAATTTTTTCCAGTATAGTATAGGTAATGGCACAGAGCAAGAGGTTTATGCCGTATAAAAATACCGGAGTTTTTTCGCCAGGATTTGTGCCCATCCATTCGGTGGTAAACGGCAAAAGAGAAAGGCAAAACAACAAGAGTAAATTTGCCCATAGAATTTTTCCATTTACTTTTTCAATTGCCTGAAATAAATGATGATGGTTGTTCCAGTAAATACCCACATATGCATAGCTGAGCAAATAAGAAATAAAAGAAGGGAGCACTTCCTTTAGTGAGGCAAAATTTGCTCCTTTTGGAACCTTCATGCCCAAAACCATTATGGTAATAATAATGGCCAATACGCCATCACTAAATGCTTCCAGCCTGTTTGATTTCAAAATGGTATATTTTTGTTTCTTTAATTATATGCCTGGTTCATTCGTTTGTTCCTGCATATTTCTTTTTACTTTTAAATATTCAGCAAAGCCCAGTATATCCCAAAAAATATTACCGGTAACTTTTCCTGTTTTAATGAATGAATATATTACTCTAAACGGCATAGCCAAAATATAATAATAATTCCTCCGGATACCACAGGCCAATACGGTACAATTGTTTTTTTCAAAAACCTTTTTCAGTTCATTAACGGAGTATAGCCTTACATGGGTTGGGTCGTCTTTAAAATTAAGGGTACCGTACATAGAAGGCAATGTGGTACTTTTTTTTCCGGGATATTCAATATAAAAATACCCGCCAGGTTTTAATTTTTTTACCAAAAGCGGCAATACCTCTTCTCCATTGTGTAAATGCTCAATTACATGCGCCATCATAATGGCATCAAAAAAATTATTGGGTATGGCTGAATAGTCCAATAAGGTAAGGTCAAGTTCATAAAACTTTTCCATTTTATTAAAATCTGTTTCGCTATTGGAATAACTTTTGCTTATGTCAAGCCCATAATATTTGCAATTGGGGAACAGGGCTTTTGTACGGGATGCAGAATTATTGCCTGCACCTACATCAAGAAGGTTAAAGGCTGTATTAGCAAAATATTTATGTAAAAAGCGAAATTTTAAATTGATTTGTTTTTTTAAGAAGTTCAACATATTAATTGCTGAGATTTTGTGCTTTAAGGTAGGGATAATAAAGTTTGATAGAAAATGGCATTTTTTCAGCTCCTTAAAATTTTCTCCATTTTTCTTCCTTTTGCCAGTTCATCCACCAGCTTATCCAGGTATCGGGCTTTTTGGGTTAAGGGGTTTTTTATTTCTTCTATGCGGTAGCCGCAAATAAGGCCGGTAATTAAATGTGCATTGGGGTTTAAGGTTGCATGTGCAAAGAAGGTTTCAAAGGTTACTTTCTCTTTTATGAGATGCTCCAGCTTCTTTTTAGTAAAACCGGTGAGCCATTCAATTACCTGCTCCAATTCTTTAAGGGTTCTGCCCTTGCTTTCTATTTTGGAAATATAAAACGGATATACCGTTGCAAAAATCATTTGGGCAATACGTACATCATGGTTTAATGCGGCACTCATGGTTTTATGTTTATAGATATTGAGCATTATTTCAGGCGAATTAATTTTCCTTTTCTTTTAATTATATTTTTATAATCCCATTGTATGGTTTTTGCTTTACCGAGCCAGCGTTTAAGGTCTGATTTATTTACTGCATCAATGGATGGGTAAAATAGCGAGGCATCTTTAAATTTTTCTCCTCTCACATTTAATTTTTCTTCGTTAAAGCCAGCGCCGCTCCAAAACATCAGCCTTATGCCGACTTTTTGATTACTGTAGCCTGCAATAGGGTTGCCCTCCAGAAACCACACCGGGTGGCCATGCCATATTTTGTTTTCGGCGCCAGGCAATTTTTTTGAAATTTCCATAGCCAAAAGCTTACAGATGGCTTTGCCGGTTGCCTGTTTGTTGTTATAAGCCAAAATTGCTTTACCAATGACAGCAGGTTTTTTAACAAAATTTGATTTATCCTTTGCTGCATCTTCATTAACACGGTATTTCACAATTTTTTTAATGAGCAAAAAGGGTAAAGGCCGTGCCAGTGGAAACTGAATAGCGCCTTTGGAGGTTTTGTATTGTTCTAAATCTTTTTTAAAAATAAGGATGGGGTTTGGCGTAGGGTAAAACCCAATATGTTCTTTGCAAACCGCATAATATACCAGCATTTTATTTTGCTTAAACGCAGGCATGCCATAGCTGATGGTTTCTGTTGCCCCTGGCGCTGCTTGCATTATTGCTTTGCGGAGTAGCTGCAATATGGCCTGAATATTTTTGGAAAATTGTGCATGGTAGGCATCAATATCTCTCCATTTTAAAGCAGATTTGTTCATATAAACTTGTTATAAATTCTCTGGGTACTTATTGGCTCTTAATAAAAGTACACTTAAATTTAAATAGAACATGTTTTCCTTTGGGCATAATTTAGTTATAGCTTGGGGTAGTTTATATTTATACGTTGTAAATAACCAGTGATGCACAAAAAAGTAAATAATTGAACTGCAACCTAAAAACAATAATTAGTAACAAATCCAATGGTTACTTTGGCTTAGGAATATTATTTATTGCTTCCGGGCCATATTGCATGCTGTATATCACCACAGCTATCGCTACTAATACCAATAACAAAATATAAGCTAATAGTACAAGGCCAAGAATAACTAACACCTTTAAATATACGGCTTTTACAGGCTTATCTTTATAAAATTCTTTAAAAAACAAGCCCAAAATAACAGGAACCAGTAAAATTGAATATTGGGCAATTGCCAGCATTATTGCCGGAGCGCTATGCCTGAAAATATACATTGCCGGGTAAATAATAATTATACTGATGAGTGTGTAGTACGACAAAATGTAAGCGTTCATTACAATATGCTCATAATAATTATGGCCCCATTTTTTAAATGCAATTTTGGTAGTGAGCGCAAAAAAAGGAATGAGGGAGAGCATGATTAAAGTAGTATAGCTTGAAAAAAATGCCAAAATATCGGCTGTAGCCTTTGCGCCTATGTTTCTTTCTTTGTAAAATGCGGCCATTATTTCTGTAAAACCCAAAACTTTGTACGTTATAAAAGTGGCAATACCACTTAATACAAAAGCAAGTAAAATGGGTTTGTAATGGTTTACCCTGTTGCCTTCTACAAATTCCCTTGCCGTTTTACCAGGGTTTTTGAGGATACTTTTTATGGAATAAAAAAGGCCTTTATTGGTATGCAGTACGCTGTATTGTATTTCATCCCAAATATATTTTTTGTCAATTCTTTTGTATTTTTTTTGGCCACAGTGGCTACAAAAATTTCCGGCAATTGGTTCGTTACAGTTTTTACAGTTTTCGGCCATAGTTTTTATTTCAGGTTATTGGATTGTATTTTACCTAATTAAAAGTAATGAAAAAATGTTGCAACATTTAGATGGCTGTACTTTGAATTTTTGAATAATTTGATTCCGCAATATATTTTATAATTGTGCTTCATGCCACCCATAATCATAAAGGGTAAACTTAATTTGTTCCTTTTAGCTCTTCGGTAAAAAATTTGTTCCACTTGGCTTGCTGCACTTTGTTTTTTGAATGATCGGTTTCTTTGTCGTAATTTAAAGTAAGTTCACTGTATTTATTTGTGGTGCTTTTAAATAGGTTACTTAGTAATTGCGAAAAGTTAGATTTAGTGAATTTTGTTTGTTTAAATTTTTCCATAATTTCCCTTATACACAATATCCCAATATTAAAATGCCCTTGTTCATGTACCAATAGTTCATCACTAACCTCATCTTTTATCGCCCAGCTTTTTTTAGGATCTAGTTCCAATATCACTTCATACCCATTAATAATTGCAGTGTCACCTACAAATGAAATGCCTTCAATTTTTGTTTTGTACCTGAAAGAAGTAAAAGCTTTAAAGGGTGTGCTTTTGTCTGCTTTACCGGTAAAATCGTCCCAGGTTAATTTTCCATTTGATTCTTGCCCGTTTACTATAATCTTTTGGCTAAATAAATTCAGGCTGATTAAAAGAGTAAAAAACTGAATTAATATTTTGCTGCTTTTCAAATTATTGAATTTAGTAAATGTGCAAACTTGTGATAACCGATGCAATATTAGTAAAAAATCTATAGGATTATAAGCTGGTAATTTTTTTCTTTGTTGCCAGTATAGAAAAAACCATTGGTATTTTATTTCCTAAATGTTCAATCCGGAATTTTTTAGGCTCAAATTCTATGGTTTTATTGAAGCAGTTGTAGGGCGAATAATCATATTCATCAAACGCATTTATTTCAAGGCCGTTGTTGATTAAGCTATTCAGTACTTCACTTGTGCCGTGGTTCCAGTTTACATATTCCAGTTTTATATTGGCATTTTTATCGGCATAAGTGCCGCTTTCTGTTTCTGTAATGGCGCCTGAATTAAAATAACGGTAATCAATTTTTTCAAAATTATCGTCAAACATCCAAACTATCGGATGAAATTCTACAAAAACAAATTGTCCGCCCGGTTTTAGGTATTGCGATATAATATTTGCCCATTTGCCTAAATGGGGCAGCCAGCCAATAGTGCCATAGCTTGTAAATACAATATCAAATTGCTGGTTTAAAAACTTGGGTAAATCATAAATATTGCAGCAAATAAAATTTGTGTTTTCATTAGTTTCTTTTGCAATTTGCCGGGCGGCTTCTATGGCTTTGTCCGATAAATCTACGCCGGTAACCTTGGCGCCAAGCCTGCTGAGGGAAATACTGTCCTGCCCAAAATGGCATTGTAAATGAAGTATTGATTTGCCCTCAATATTGCCCAGTAAGTTTAGTTCAATATCATTTAATGAAGTTTGGCCATTTAAAAAGTTTTCCTGGTCGTAAAACTCCGATTTTAAATGTACAGCAGTCTTTTTATTCCAGGATTTTTTGTTGATCTCAATATAATTGGGGTTATTGCTCATTGTTTGCTTTCTATTTTTCTTTTGAGTTTTTTTGCCATTTTTATAGAATGGTTTAAAGAGTTAATATTGTTCCAATCACTATGAGAAATTATTATATAATTAGGGTTTCGGTACTTTTTCTTTACTCTTTTTAATGTAGATTCATATTCGGCCTTATTTGCATCTCCCAAAAATCCCAAATTTTCGGCATCGGCGCCTTTTATTAAACAACCGCCGTACAAAATTTTTTCCCGGGCAAACCATAGTACAATATTATCTGCCGTATGTGCCTGGCCGGGATAATATGTTTCAAAAGTATAATTCCCAACATTGAAAACGGTATCTTTTGTCATTAAAAATTCTGCCCTTGGCTTTCCGTTCTTTTTGCTCCATTCGTCGGTAAGTTCTGTAGTGTAAGTTTTAATACCCAGTTGCCGGTAGTATTCCAGCCCTGCAGTTTTATCGCTATGCCAATGGGTAGCAATACACAGGGTTACAGGCTGTTTGTGTTTATATTGAATGCTGTCTAAAAGTGGTTGAAACTGCGTGGTATCCCAGGGTGAGTCAAACAGTACAATACCATTATTAGTAACGAGGTACATGCCATTAGCCGGCACAGGGTTGCCTTCGTAAATATTGTAGGTTGTGTAAATATAAAAATCACCGGTAAGTGGCGAAATTTTAAGCTTTTGTGCAGTTGGTTGCCCAATTATTTTTATAAAAGGGAGAAAAAAACAGGTGATGAGAAAAATTATACGCAATTCAGATATGGTTTGATTGGTAAAAGTATGCTTTTTAAGAAAATTATTTATTGGATGCTTCGTTTTGCATCAAAGTATATAAAATGCAATGGGTTGCTATTTAAAATATGGATTTACCGGGTAAGTTTTGTAATTACAAAATTAGTAGTACAACAGGGCCGGGCCCTGTTTGAAGGGTTGTTTTCACATTGCCACTTAGCATTACGTTCAGGTAGGTACCTGAAATTCCACCGGCAAATTGCAAGGGTTTATCTTAGTGTCAATAGCACTTTGTTCTACTATATAAAAGGCACCGCCGGGAAGTTGTTTTATTGTTGCCGGCTTATTGTTTATTTGCCAGTACGTAGTTGCGTTTGGAAAACAATCCGTAACCGGCTTATCTGCTTTTTTACAGGAATAAAGTATGTTTAAGAAGAGTGCAATAGTTATAAAAAAAATATAGGCTCTTTTCTACATGAGTAGTTTTCGTTTTTTAAAGGACAGCTGTATTTAGGGGCTCGTAGCTTTAGGAAGCAGGATATTTTGCAGGCAACATTTAAGAATGGTAAAAAGGCTGGGAGATTATTTCTGCCAAAAATAATGTACTCGTTTACTGTTTCTGAAAACAAAGTGTGTTTTTTGTGGTCCTGATATTGAGTTTTTCGCAGTTTTCAAAGTAATAACCCTGTGCACTACATATATTATCTACAAATTCTTTTCCCCAGGCTGTTTCCATAACTTTTGTAATGTTTAGAGCCGGAATTGATAATTCCTGGTTTTGTCCAATAAAATAAGTAGTTACCCAAATATCGTTGGTAGGAGTGTTGCCAATAAATGTGCCTTCGGTAGCGCTTGAAGCAGTAAATATTATAGCAACATCGCCGGGTATTGAATCCGGTTTAATAAAAGCAAAACCGGAGATGTTATCGGTTACCTTTATCATTCTCCATTTACCCTCAAAAGAAGTGGGAGCAGGGCCGCAATTGTCGTGTTTTGTACAGGAAAGTTGAAACAAGGCTATTACAGAAATAAAAATAAATATTTGTTTCATAAAATTTTATTTAATTACGATATATACTTTGCCGGAAAGATGGCTAATACCCACGGTACAAATTTGAGATTCGGTAAACTGCAAATGTCCACAAAATTTCCTACACACCACATTTTTTTCAAATTTTTTTCATGGCTCTTATTAAGTGATTCCATGCATATTGTATCGCTTTTTGCTGCACAGGCTGCGTTTTATATCACAAAAAAAATAAAATATTCACTTAAATATTACATTTTTGTTTTGAACCCATTATTTTTGCCGCAATGAAGTTAAACGCTTTTGCCTTGATGCTTATATTTATGTCGTTTGTAACATTACCTTCTATATTAAGTAATGTGTGCAAAGATGTGGATATGTCCAGTGTTTTCAACTTTGCCGAAGAAAAAGAAGAGAAGCATAAAAGCGGTGCCGAGCAAAATGGCGAGTTTGCCTCTTCCTTCTATAATATCGAGTTTTATAACCAGGAGATAGGATTTATAACTGCCAATTTTTTGTTCTGGTATAAAAATTCCAGTCTCGAAATCTTCCTGCCGCCACCCAACCAGCATCTAGTGTAGGCTACACAGTTTTTATTGCTGTGCTGCATTTGGATTGATTTCTTTCAATCCTTACTTGCTATGTATTAACGATACATGCAGTGCAAAATTTTTTTACAACTTTTTTAATCTTTATGACAAAAAATAAAATTTTTGCCCACCTGAAGTTTGATTTTTCTTCTGGTTTAGTGGTGTTTTTAATTGCGCTTCCTTTATGCCTGGGTATTGCTATGGCTTCGGGTGCGCCATTATTTTCGGGAATTATTTCGGGTATAATTGGTGGCTTGGTTGTAGGCAGTATTTCTAATTCACCTATTAGTGTTTCCGGCCCGGCTGCGGGCTTGTCGGCTATTGTGCTTGCAGCAATTGCCTCGCTGGGTTCTTTTGAAGTTTTTTTAACTGCGGTGTTCCTTGCAGGTTTATTGCAGCTTGTGCTGGGCTTTTTAAAGGCTGGTGCAATCTCCAATTATTTTCCCAATAATGTTATTGAGGGTATGCTTGCCGGCATTGGCATTATTATTTTCTTAAAGCAAATACCCAAAGCGTTAGGCTCGGATATTGAAGTGGGCAGCGGCTTTGATATATTTATAGATTTAGCAAAATCATTTACACAAATTCAGCCGGGTGTTATTGTAATTGCAGCTGTATCGCTTGGCATACTTATTCTTTGGGAAAAAATAAATTTTCTAAAAAAATTAAAATTGTTCCCGGCAGCATTGTTTGCCGTAATTGCTGGAACGGCATTAAACGAATTGTTTAAGGCCACAGGCAGTTCGCTGGCTATTGTATCTGGCAATTACCTGGTTAATTTACCTGAGGTTTCCAGTTTTGCAGCGTTAGGAAATATTTTTATACTGCCATCATTTTTTGATTTTTCAAATGGGTTTTCTAATTCTGGCTTAATGAATAAAGAAGTATGGACCGTGGCTTTTACCATTGCCATAGTGGCTTCGGTGGAAACCCTGTTATGTATTGAAGCATCGGACAGGCTTGATCCTCAAAAAAGACTTACCGATACCAACCTGGAACTTAAAGCGCAGGGCGCAGGAAATATTGTGAGTTCAATACTCGGTGGGTTGCCCATTACTTCAGTAGCGGTTCGATCTTCTGCCAATGCCAATGCAGGCGCAAAATCAAAATTATCCACTATTACACATGGAGCCTTATTATTACTAAGTGTACTTTCTGTCCCTTTTTTATTAAATAAAATTCCGCTGGCTTCGCTGGCCGCTATACTTATTGTTATTGGCTATAAATTGGCCAAACCTGCAGTGTTTAAACATTTTTACCATAGGGGTAAATACCAGTTTATTCCATTTATCATTACGGTAGTTGCCGTTGTGTTTAAAGATTTATTAATTGCTGTGGCACTGGGCATGGTAATTAGTATTTTTTCTATTCTTAGAGGAAATATGAAAAGGGCTTATTATTTCCGCAAAGAAGAATATGAAGATGGGGATATTATCCATATTCACCTGGCGCAGGAAGTATCTTTTTTAAATAAAGCGGCCATACTCTTTACGCTGGATGCAATACCGGAAAATTCCAAAGTAATCGTCAATGCTTCCGATACCGTTTATATAGCCCACGATATTTTAGACAGTTTAAGGGAATATAAAACCATAAGAGCGCCACTAAAAAATGTAGATGTAACTCTCCTGGGTTTTAAAGAAGAATACAACCTGGAAAATACCAATACCGATATACGCCAGGTTTCCTTTGAACATGCTTTGCTCATGAAACACCGAAACCGGATGAAAACATCCAGCCAGGTAATTGACGAAATGAAATCAATAGGCTTTGAATAAAACAGAAATAAAAATAAATGACTCTGTTTTTTTGGATAACCAGCAATATTTTTTTGTAAACTATAAATTAATAAATTATGCCTGATTTTTATAACAATATTATTGAAAACAACAGAAAATGGGTGGAAGCCAACCTGGCCAGCGACCCCGATTTTTTTAACCACTTAAAAGATGCGCAAAGCCCGCCGTTATTATGGATTGGCTGCTCTGACAGCCGGGTGCCCGCCAATGAAATTATTGGCGCACAGCCTGGTGAAGTTTTTGTGCACAGGAATATTGCCAATATGGTGATACATACCGATATGAACATGCTGAGTGTATTGGATTACTCCGTAAATGTGTTAAAAGTAAAACACATTATTGTATGCGGCCATTATGGCTGCGGTGGCGTAAAAGCTGCAATGGGTAATACACCTGTAGGCATTATTGATAACTGGATACGGCATATAAAAGACAGTTATCGCTTTCGTAAAAATGAAATTGAATCCATAACCGATGAAAAAGAAAAATTTGACCGCTTTGTGGAATGGAATACCAAGCAGCAGGTACTTAATTTGGCCGTAACTTCTATTGTACAGCAGGCATGGAGCAAAGGGCAGGCATTGGCCATACACGGCTGGGTTTACGGCCTCGATACCGGGTTAATAAAAGATTTAAATGTAACCTTTAGTTCGCATGACGATATAAGGAACAACAGCGTGTATAAATTAGATTTTGAGTAAAGTAAGAACCATTCCTGAATAGAAATACGTAGCCTTTGGTTGCGTATTTCTATTTGCTGCGAAAGAATTATTATTTGTTGAAAAAAATATAAACAATGCCAGCTTTTCCCAATTTTATTACAAGTCAGCTTTCGCTTTTTCTTTTATAATAGCATTATTGATACGGTCAAAATATATTAATGTAACAAAACAATTAATCATGTTGTCATGGTCAATTGATAATTGGATTTCACCCTTATCAATATTCCAGGTTGAAGAATATTTGCAATTGTCAAACTTAACTTCATACATTCTTCTTCCATCATCATGTGGCTGAGTAAAAGAGTCAAAAGTTTCTGTTTCTTCGGATGGCCGGCCATATTTTTCAATTAACATCTTTTTTAAATCAAAATAATTGCCTGAAAGTGTTGACCAGGTTTCTCTATTAGAAAAAATTACAGCAATTTTATACACTAAATCTTTTTGTTTTAATGTAGCAACAGCAATAATGCATTCTTTATAGCCTGCAAAGTCCCCAGTTAGCATGGCTATGCCATCTTCAGATTTTAAAATCCTAAACCCGTTTAGTTTCATTTTGTAAACATATTCTGCAAGGGTTCCGTTAATTGGCACTCCTTTAAAATTAAGGTGCTCGGGTGGCTGGCTGTAGGCAAACAAATGACAAGCAAATAGAAATACAATTGCTATAAAAAATTTTGTTTTCATAATAAATGTTTTATGGAAATATGTACATAAAGTGAGTAAAAAAGATTTACTAAATGGTGGAAGCATCCTTATTGCTAAAAATATGCAACATTTGTAAAATCTCAAAAAATAAATTTATTTGAATCTCTGCTTTTTTACTCCTAATGCTAAGGAGTGTAAAGTTTGGCGTAGTAATCGTTTATTGTTTATTTACTATTTCTTCCATTCGTTTTGTGGTTATCCTTAAAGCCAAAGCCTGGGAATCGGAGCGTAAATAATAAAATTTACCGTTCGGCATAATAAATATTGAATTACCGCAATGGCAACATTCGTTGAATAAAAGTGCAAAAAGAAACCTGCTGCTATCAATGATAATATGGTGGTTTCACTTTATAATTTTGTTTACGTTTTCACCTGGTGCTCTAATGTTAAAATAACTGATATTCTTTCTTGTTTTAACATTGTTTTCTGCTCCAGCATTTATTCTTTTTATTCCAGCTAAGATGGTATGTTTGCTGTTCTGGTCAAATATTCTATCAACAATAACTACTGTTATAATTGCATTTAATAATTATTGTGTCACTTAGTGTATTGCTTATTATTGAAAGGAATGTTTTTAATTTGGCCAGTGTAGTATCATTTAAATTGC contains:
- a CDS encoding SulP family inorganic anion transporter; its protein translation is MTKNKIFAHLKFDFSSGLVVFLIALPLCLGIAMASGAPLFSGIISGIIGGLVVGSISNSPISVSGPAAGLSAIVLAAIASLGSFEVFLTAVFLAGLLQLVLGFLKAGAISNYFPNNVIEGMLAGIGIIIFLKQIPKALGSDIEVGSGFDIFIDLAKSFTQIQPGVIVIAAVSLGILILWEKINFLKKLKLFPAALFAVIAGTALNELFKATGSSLAIVSGNYLVNLPEVSSFAALGNIFILPSFFDFSNGFSNSGLMNKEVWTVAFTIAIVASVETLLCIEASDRLDPQKRLTDTNLELKAQGAGNIVSSILGGLPITSVAVRSSANANAGAKSKLSTITHGALLLLSVLSVPFLLNKIPLASLAAILIVIGYKLAKPAVFKHFYHRGKYQFIPFIITVVAVVFKDLLIAVALGMVISIFSILRGNMKRAYYFRKEEYEDGDIIHIHLAQEVSFLNKAAILFTLDAIPENSKVIVNASDTVYIAHDILDSLREYKTIRAPLKNVDVTLLGFKEEYNLENTNTDIRQVSFEHALLMKHRNRMKTSSQVIDEMKSIGFE
- the bla gene encoding BlaB/IND/MUS family subclass B1 metallo-beta-lactamase; this translates as MRIIFLITCFFLPFIKIIGQPTAQKLKISPLTGDFYIYTTYNIYEGNPVPANGMYLVTNNGIVLFDSPWDTTQFQPLLDSIQYKHKQPVTLCIATHWHSDKTAGLEYYRQLGIKTYTTELTDEWSKKNGKPRAEFLMTKDTVFNVGNYTFETYYPGQAHTADNIVLWFAREKILYGGCLIKGADAENLGFLGDANKAEYESTLKRVKKKYRNPNYIIISHSDWNNINSLNHSIKMAKKLKRKIESKQ
- a CDS encoding carbonic anhydrase encodes the protein MPDFYNNIIENNRKWVEANLASDPDFFNHLKDAQSPPLLWIGCSDSRVPANEIIGAQPGEVFVHRNIANMVIHTDMNMLSVLDYSVNVLKVKHIIVCGHYGCGGVKAAMGNTPVGIIDNWIRHIKDSYRFRKNEIESITDEKEKFDRFVEWNTKQQVLNLAVTSIVQQAWSKGQALAIHGWVYGLDTGLIKDLNVTFSSHDDIRNNSVYKLDFE